Proteins encoded in a region of the Saccharothrix ecbatanensis genome:
- a CDS encoding MFS transporter — MSDRTIKLLHHRDFVRFWTADTVSLAGTHVTTLALQAVAILTLGASLTETGTLAASRWLPYLLFGLVAGVLVDRRRRLPVLIGADFARAAVLALIPLAAFTDTLTLPLLFGLVVVFGTLSLFYDAAHQSFLPLIVPTERLTDANARLEQTGSVAQGLGPLVGGALVKLIGGPLAILVDAVSYLISGLVLATLRTREQLPEAPKRDLRAELREGLRWVYGHKVLRPLAIASHAWFLFTAMVTPVFSFLMLNELGFDALDLGITYAVGGVGGVLGASVSSHAGRRFGVGPVIVAARWLTPVAYALVPFATSSATGFTLLCAAQFLFWLSATLDSAVEMGYRQTITPARLLGRSFATMRSVNRASLMVGALVGGVLAEWLGIGTALWIAVVGLVGQAVGMTFSAVRHARL, encoded by the coding sequence ATGAGCGACCGCACGATCAAACTGTTGCACCACCGGGACTTCGTCCGGTTCTGGACCGCCGACACGGTGTCCCTGGCCGGCACGCACGTCACCACGCTGGCGCTGCAAGCCGTCGCCATCCTGACCTTGGGCGCCTCGCTCACCGAAACGGGCACGCTGGCCGCGTCACGATGGCTGCCCTACCTCTTGTTCGGCCTGGTCGCGGGCGTGTTGGTGGACCGCCGCCGCAGGCTGCCCGTGCTCATCGGCGCCGACTTCGCCCGCGCCGCCGTGCTCGCGCTGATCCCGTTGGCCGCCTTCACCGACACCCTGACCTTGCCGCTGCTGTTCGGCCTGGTCGTGGTCTTCGGGACGTTGTCGCTCTTCTACGACGCGGCGCACCAGTCGTTCCTGCCGCTGATCGTCCCCACCGAACGCCTCACCGACGCCAACGCCCGCCTGGAGCAGACCGGGTCGGTCGCCCAAGGCTTGGGACCGCTCGTCGGCGGCGCACTGGTCAAGCTGATCGGCGGGCCGCTGGCGATCCTGGTGGACGCCGTCTCCTACTTGATCTCCGGCCTGGTGCTGGCCACCCTCCGCACGCGCGAACAGCTGCCGGAGGCGCCGAAGCGGGACCTGCGCGCCGAGTTACGGGAAGGGCTCCGGTGGGTCTACGGCCACAAAGTGTTGCGGCCACTCGCGATCGCCTCGCACGCCTGGTTCCTGTTCACCGCGATGGTCACCCCCGTCTTCTCCTTCCTGATGCTCAACGAACTGGGCTTCGACGCGCTCGACCTGGGCATCACGTACGCCGTCGGCGGGGTCGGCGGAGTGCTCGGCGCGTCGGTGTCCAGCCATGCGGGACGGCGGTTCGGCGTCGGCCCGGTGATCGTGGCCGCCCGCTGGCTGACCCCGGTGGCCTACGCGCTGGTCCCGTTCGCCACGTCGAGCGCCACCGGGTTCACCCTGCTGTGCGCGGCGCAGTTCCTGTTCTGGCTGTCGGCCACCCTGGACAGCGCGGTGGAGATGGGCTACCGGCAGACCATCACGCCGGCCCGGCTCCTGGGCCGGTCGTTCGCCACCATGCGGTCGGTCAACCGGGCCTCGCTCATGGTCGGCGCGCTGGTGGGCGGCGTCCTCGCCGAGTGGCTGGGCATCGGGACGGCGCTGTGGATCGCGGTGGTCGGCTTGGTCGGGCAGGCCGTCGGCATGACCTTCTCCGCCGTGCGCCACGCCCGCCTCTAG
- a CDS encoding GNAT family N-acetyltransferase gives MDLRTAKAADLDRIAALDDSFTTDTVFDVVAVPDGFTLRPKPVDPPLHKVFPQDDPDGTVFVAADGSRVRGFVVVDLEDWHRRLVIQQVTVAPGHRGLGIGRALVEHACAHGREHGALTAWLETSTVNVPAIRAYQRMGFTLCGLDTTFYRGTPAEGETALFFARSL, from the coding sequence GTGGACCTGCGCACCGCCAAAGCCGCCGACCTGGACCGGATCGCCGCGCTGGACGACTCGTTCACCACCGACACAGTGTTCGACGTGGTGGCGGTGCCCGACGGGTTCACCTTGCGGCCCAAGCCGGTCGACCCGCCGCTGCACAAGGTCTTCCCCCAGGACGACCCGGACGGCACGGTGTTCGTCGCCGCCGACGGCTCCCGGGTACGCGGGTTCGTCGTGGTCGACCTGGAGGACTGGCACCGGCGGCTGGTGATCCAGCAGGTCACGGTCGCGCCGGGCCACCGCGGGCTCGGCATCGGGCGGGCGCTGGTGGAGCACGCGTGCGCCCACGGCCGCGAGCACGGCGCGCTGACCGCGTGGCTGGAGACGTCCACCGTGAACGTGCCCGCGATCCGCGCCTACCAGCGGATGGGGTTCACGTTGTGCGGCCTGGACACCACGTTCTACCGGGGCACGCCGGCTGAAGGCGAGACCGCCCTGTTCTTCGCCCGCAGCCTCTAG
- a CDS encoding helix-turn-helix domain-containing protein: MDQLLRPWVSAMDSQLYEGDTYVLEPDAATSLVMCTETKGAMVVGPQDKARYHNWRTAQRTVVRLTPGRAQAVLDVPVDELAGRVVPLSEVWGRSVGDEAELTSVLLGRVASADPRRSDLVHAAARLLRTHGVADTARALDVSERHLRTLFTRAVGLSPKQFARVDRVRRVVARGKRGEWARLAAELGYYDQAHLTTEFRNTMGVPPGAYVAGNLPAATPC; encoded by the coding sequence GTGGACCAACTCTTGCGGCCGTGGGTCAGTGCGATGGACAGCCAGTTGTACGAAGGCGACACGTACGTGCTCGAACCGGACGCCGCGACCTCGCTGGTGATGTGCACCGAGACCAAGGGCGCGATGGTCGTCGGGCCGCAGGACAAGGCCCGGTACCACAACTGGCGGACGGCGCAGCGGACCGTCGTGCGGTTGACGCCGGGGCGGGCGCAGGCGGTGCTGGACGTGCCGGTGGACGAGTTGGCCGGCCGCGTCGTGCCGCTGAGCGAGGTGTGGGGGCGGTCGGTGGGTGACGAGGCCGAGCTGACGTCCGTGCTGCTGGGGCGGGTCGCGTCGGCCGATCCGAGGCGGTCGGACCTGGTGCACGCGGCGGCGCGGTTGCTGCGGACGCACGGCGTGGCGGACACGGCGCGGGCGTTGGACGTCAGCGAACGGCACTTGCGGACGTTGTTCACCAGGGCGGTCGGGTTGTCGCCCAAGCAGTTCGCCCGGGTTGACCGGGTTCGGCGGGTGGTGGCGCGGGGCAAGCGCGGCGAGTGGGCGCGGTTGGCCGCCGAGTTGGGCTACTACGACCAGGCCCACCTGACCACGGAGTTCCGCAACACCATGGGCGTGCCGCCCGGTGCGTACGTGGCGGGCAACCTGCCGGCGGCGACGCCTTGCTAG
- a CDS encoding NAD(P)H-binding protein: MFLITGATGTVGREVVRLLTDREVGFRAMSRTPAADQVHGDHTDPASLDQAVEGVDTVFLLGPGTPDVAAYDLAVLNAAKRAGVSKVVKLSAIPVGPVAEWHRPGEEAAREFPSWTLLRPNVFASNSLQWAAQIAAGEPIPNPMGAIKLGVVDPRDLAEVAVEALVHDHHGRVYTLTGPELLGIPDQVAVLAEVLGRTLSTVDVPLDALPEAYAEGLRAIRPEDVSILSGDIAEILGRPARTYATWARDRYPAS; encoded by the coding sequence ATGTTCCTGATCACGGGTGCCACCGGCACCGTCGGCCGCGAAGTAGTCCGCCTCCTCACCGACCGCGAGGTCGGTTTCCGCGCCATGTCGCGCACGCCCGCCGCCGACCAGGTCCACGGCGACCACACCGATCCGGCGTCCCTGGACCAGGCCGTGGAGGGCGTGGACACGGTGTTCCTGCTCGGTCCGGGCACCCCCGACGTGGCCGCCTACGACCTGGCCGTGCTCAACGCGGCGAAGCGCGCGGGCGTGTCCAAGGTGGTGAAGCTGTCCGCCATCCCGGTCGGCCCGGTCGCCGAATGGCACCGTCCCGGCGAGGAGGCCGCCCGCGAGTTCCCGTCGTGGACGTTGTTGCGCCCCAACGTGTTCGCGTCGAACTCGCTCCAGTGGGCGGCGCAGATCGCCGCCGGCGAGCCGATCCCGAACCCGATGGGCGCGATCAAGCTCGGTGTCGTCGACCCGCGCGACCTGGCCGAAGTGGCCGTCGAAGCCCTTGTCCACGACCATCACGGGCGGGTGTACACGCTCACCGGCCCGGAACTGCTCGGCATCCCCGACCAAGTGGCCGTGCTGGCGGAAGTTCTCGGTCGCACATTGTCTACAGTAGACGTACCACTGGATGCGCTGCCGGAGGCGTACGCGGAGGGCCTGCGCGCGATCCGCCCCGAAGACGTGTCGATCCTGTCGGGCGATATCGCGGAGATCCTGGGCCGACCGGCACGCACGTACGCCACTTGGGCCCGGGACCGCTATCCGGCGTCTTGA
- a CDS encoding helix-turn-helix transcriptional regulator, with the protein MRAVTLRLAGREREIGRLLGLVDELSHGRGTALLVEGEPGIGKTALVRAACDVAAVRGFRVCRGAGDELGRPLPLLPLLDALAAGRSESAAVTAERLLARVDDLCAIGPVVLVLDDLQWADEASVAVWRRLAGLVPQLPLLLIGVLRPLPRRDDLAALRKGVTRLSVPRLGSAAVVELAGELAGGTPDEALARLAEDAGGNPLYLVELVEALLRGGAIEVDARGVARLTDSGVPPSLSAAIADRIGFLGAEVRRVLVAAALLGVDFPVADLAAVLGMRVVDLLPALQEATLAGVLVDGTAGLSFRHPLVRTALYDEVPEAARGAWHVEAARSLVDTGAGVDRVTRQLLAADDRMPDWVAEWLVAHGSTLVAHAPEAAVDLFGRVIAAPNVGSRRGELLAHLAEARFRLGDHHGAEAVALAGLEHGTLVDLHWTLAQCRSMTGRSAETLVEVERALAAPELAASDRARLLVLAARAHWDIGDLDAAERLAQAALVGGDRWATSWALHVRTIVAMARGRMAEALPLFDRALAVAMGEPAASDLRLLLQINQAVTLGELDRGAEAIASAQVVRSAADQVGNLVRLAQAQSALGQLLLDAGRWDEALVDVDLLADDLKHPMVSRCDHGVAALIHLHRGDAEGARRHLDVAGTGLDGHVIGPLALAVSLSLEQAGRVREAWSVLTGWDSVEDLLPDFVRLAVELGEDASAAVAHAEALAVELDVPHRRASAAYCRALVSADPVGLLHAAEEYRVAGRMLFRAKALSGAAELFAASGDRSSARAAMSHAVDVHAELGAEWDSTRLLARLREHGIRRGPHAKHRRATHGWESLTPMELKVTELVVTGLSNRQIGERLFLSGRTVATHVSHVLAKLGVRSRTDIAREAIRHCV; encoded by the coding sequence GTGCGCGCCGTCACACTGCGTCTCGCGGGCCGCGAGCGGGAGATCGGCCGCCTACTGGGGCTGGTGGACGAGCTGTCCCACGGGCGGGGCACCGCGCTGCTCGTGGAGGGTGAGCCGGGCATCGGCAAGACGGCGCTGGTCCGCGCGGCGTGTGACGTGGCGGCGGTCCGCGGGTTCCGGGTCTGCCGGGGCGCGGGTGACGAGCTGGGCCGTCCCCTGCCACTGCTTCCCCTGTTGGACGCGCTGGCCGCGGGCCGGTCGGAGAGTGCCGCGGTCACCGCCGAACGCCTGCTGGCGCGGGTGGACGACCTGTGCGCGATCGGCCCGGTGGTGCTGGTGCTGGACGACCTCCAGTGGGCGGACGAGGCCAGCGTCGCGGTGTGGCGGCGGCTGGCTGGGCTCGTGCCGCAACTGCCGTTGCTGCTGATCGGCGTGCTGCGACCGTTGCCGCGCCGGGACGACCTGGCCGCGTTGCGCAAGGGTGTGACCCGATTATCGGTGCCGCGGCTCGGGTCGGCGGCCGTGGTGGAGCTGGCCGGTGAACTGGCCGGCGGCACACCGGACGAGGCGTTGGCACGACTCGCGGAGGACGCCGGAGGCAACCCGCTCTACCTGGTCGAGCTGGTCGAGGCGCTGTTGCGCGGCGGCGCGATCGAGGTGGACGCCCGTGGGGTCGCCCGGTTGACCGACTCCGGCGTGCCGCCGTCGTTGTCGGCCGCGATCGCGGACCGGATCGGGTTCCTGGGCGCGGAGGTGCGCCGGGTGCTCGTGGCCGCCGCGTTGCTCGGCGTGGACTTCCCGGTCGCCGATCTGGCCGCGGTGCTGGGGATGCGGGTGGTGGACCTGCTGCCCGCGTTGCAGGAGGCGACTTTGGCGGGCGTGCTGGTGGACGGCACGGCCGGTCTGTCGTTCCGGCATCCGTTGGTGCGCACGGCTTTGTACGACGAGGTGCCGGAGGCGGCGCGCGGGGCGTGGCACGTCGAGGCGGCCCGTTCGTTGGTCGACACGGGCGCGGGCGTGGACCGGGTGACGCGGCAGCTGCTCGCGGCCGACGACCGGATGCCGGACTGGGTGGCGGAGTGGCTGGTCGCGCACGGCTCGACGCTGGTCGCGCATGCGCCCGAGGCCGCCGTGGACCTGTTCGGCCGGGTGATAGCGGCGCCGAACGTCGGGTCACGGCGTGGGGAGCTGCTGGCGCACCTGGCCGAGGCGCGGTTCCGGCTGGGCGATCACCACGGCGCCGAGGCCGTGGCGTTGGCCGGTCTGGAGCACGGGACGCTCGTGGACCTGCACTGGACGCTGGCGCAGTGCCGCAGCATGACGGGGCGTTCGGCGGAGACGTTGGTGGAGGTGGAGCGCGCGCTCGCGGCACCCGAGCTGGCTGCTTCGGACCGGGCACGGCTGCTCGTGCTGGCCGCCCGTGCGCACTGGGACATCGGTGACCTGGACGCAGCCGAACGGCTCGCGCAGGCGGCGTTGGTCGGCGGCGACCGGTGGGCCACGAGCTGGGCGCTGCACGTCCGCACGATCGTGGCCATGGCGCGTGGCCGGATGGCCGAGGCGTTGCCGCTGTTCGACCGGGCGCTGGCGGTGGCCATGGGTGAGCCGGCGGCGTCGGACCTGCGGTTGCTGCTCCAGATCAACCAGGCCGTGACGTTGGGGGAGCTGGACCGGGGCGCGGAGGCCATCGCGTCGGCCCAGGTCGTCCGGTCCGCCGCCGACCAGGTCGGGAACCTCGTGCGGCTCGCGCAGGCGCAGAGCGCTTTGGGACAGCTGCTGCTGGACGCGGGCCGGTGGGACGAGGCGCTGGTCGACGTCGACTTGTTGGCCGACGACCTGAAGCACCCGATGGTGTCCCGGTGCGATCACGGGGTGGCGGCGTTGATCCACCTGCACCGGGGTGACGCGGAGGGTGCGCGGCGGCACCTGGACGTGGCGGGCACGGGCTTGGACGGGCACGTGATCGGGCCGTTGGCGCTGGCGGTGAGCCTGTCGCTGGAGCAGGCCGGACGGGTGCGGGAGGCGTGGTCGGTGCTGACCGGGTGGGATTCGGTGGAGGACCTGCTGCCGGACTTCGTGCGGCTGGCGGTGGAGCTGGGTGAGGACGCGTCGGCGGCGGTCGCGCACGCGGAGGCGTTGGCTGTGGAACTGGACGTGCCGCATCGGCGTGCGTCCGCGGCGTATTGCAGGGCGTTGGTGTCGGCGGACCCGGTGGGGTTGTTGCACGCGGCCGAGGAGTACCGGGTGGCGGGGCGGATGTTGTTCCGCGCCAAGGCTTTGTCGGGTGCGGCGGAGCTGTTCGCGGCGTCGGGTGACCGGTCGTCGGCGCGGGCGGCGATGAGCCACGCGGTGGACGTGCACGCGGAGTTGGGCGCGGAGTGGGACTCGACCCGGTTGCTGGCGCGGTTGCGGGAGCACGGCATCCGGCGTGGCCCGCACGCCAAGCACCGGCGGGCCACGCACGGGTGGGAGAGCCTCACCCCGATGGAGCTGAAGGTCACCGAGTTGGTGGTGACGGGGTTGTCGAACCGGCAGATCGGCGAGCGGCTGTTCCTCTCCGGCCGCACGGTGGCCACGCATGTGTCACACGTGTTGGCCAAGCTCGGTGTTCGTTCGCGGACGGACATCGCCCGTGAAGCAATCCGACACTGTGTTTGA
- a CDS encoding PepSY-associated TM helix domain-containing protein produces MTESWRGLVLRFHFYAGVLVGPFVLIATLTGVLYAATPQLESWLYSDQLRVPVSTSSVPLADQVRAAVATRPDDDVVAVRPAPEPGATTRVLFADDGEARPTVFVNPADGTVVGDLMTYGTTGVLPLRTTIDEIHRNLLLGEPGRLYSELAASWLWVVALGGVFLWFSRRRTQRTKPTTRRHALLGLWVLVGALVLSATGLTWSTYAGENVADLRKTLGWTTPSLGAGDHAGHGGMTSSASPSDVDAVLATARAAGIDAGGVEISLPASAHAPWTVTEIERGWPSQVDAVAVSGGTVVDQVRFADYPLAAKLSRWGIDAHMGVLFGWPNQVLLLAFGLGLVALVVLGYRMWWLRRPTGGFGRPVPRGQWRKAPRGQLVVVLLLAAGVGWFVPLFGLSLVAFLLVDALLSRRRAKVAEPV; encoded by the coding sequence ATGACCGAGTCCTGGCGCGGCCTTGTGCTGCGCTTCCACTTCTACGCGGGCGTGCTCGTCGGCCCGTTCGTGTTGATCGCCACCCTGACCGGCGTCCTCTACGCCGCGACACCCCAACTGGAGTCGTGGCTCTACTCCGACCAATTGCGCGTGCCCGTGTCCACGTCGTCGGTGCCGTTGGCCGACCAGGTCCGGGCCGCGGTGGCGACCCGGCCGGACGACGACGTGGTGGCCGTCCGACCGGCGCCCGAACCCGGCGCGACGACCCGCGTGCTGTTCGCCGATGACGGTGAAGCCCGGCCGACGGTGTTCGTGAACCCGGCCGACGGCACGGTGGTCGGCGACCTGATGACCTACGGCACCACCGGCGTGCTGCCGTTGCGCACCACGATCGACGAGATCCACCGCAACCTGCTGCTCGGTGAACCCGGCCGCCTGTACAGCGAACTGGCCGCGTCGTGGCTGTGGGTGGTCGCACTGGGCGGTGTGTTCCTGTGGTTCAGCCGCCGGCGCACCCAGCGGACCAAGCCCACGACCCGGCGGCACGCCCTGCTCGGCCTGTGGGTGCTGGTCGGCGCGCTGGTCCTGTCCGCGACCGGGCTGACGTGGTCGACCTACGCCGGGGAGAACGTCGCCGACCTGCGCAAGACGCTGGGCTGGACCACACCGTCGCTCGGTGCGGGCGACCACGCCGGGCACGGCGGCATGACGTCGTCGGCGTCACCGTCCGATGTGGACGCCGTGCTGGCGACCGCACGTGCGGCGGGGATCGACGCGGGCGGCGTGGAGATCAGCCTGCCCGCGTCCGCCCACGCGCCGTGGACGGTGACCGAGATCGAACGTGGCTGGCCGTCCCAGGTCGACGCGGTGGCCGTCTCGGGCGGCACGGTGGTGGACCAGGTGCGGTTCGCCGACTACCCGCTGGCGGCGAAGCTCAGCCGGTGGGGCATCGACGCGCACATGGGCGTCCTGTTCGGCTGGCCGAACCAGGTGCTGCTGCTGGCATTCGGGCTCGGCTTGGTGGCCTTGGTGGTCCTGGGCTACCGGATGTGGTGGCTGCGCCGCCCGACCGGCGGTTTCGGCCGACCGGTGCCGCGCGGGCAGTGGCGGAAGGCGCCACGCGGTCAGCTCGTCGTCGTGCTGCTCCTGGCGGCGGGCGTTGGCTGGTTCGTGCCGCTGTTCGGGCTGAGCCTGGTGGCGTTCCTGCTGGTGGACGCGCTGCTGAGCCGACGGCGCGCGAAGGTCGCGGAGCCGGTTTAA
- a CDS encoding MFS transporter — translation MGWALLADTVPIYPLYALLFVSTGLSDVEISVLFAIWSTVGVVAEVPFGAFADRFSRKWSIVGAGVCQAAGYALWTVLPGFTGFAVGFVLWGVGGAMSSGSVEALLHDGLAAAGAVSHFGKVLGRVTAVGLLAQIPAALLATVLFSTGGFVLVGWVSVATCLGAALVATRLPETPRPERESYLATLRSGLSETARVLDVRLAVLVVAMLAAIDAFEEYFPLIAADWRVPVALVPLATLAIPLAGAAGAALGGTRLPLGVLLGGVAVLLGAAGLVGHPAGLAVVAVFYGVYRLVLVTAEARLQERITGDARATVTSVAGLASEVFAFTVYAAWVFGGVVGVSVPVLALAVFLVGQRLNLAVRGDVRRDRDAVAHGLSGPDGLAERGAEQE, via the coding sequence GTGGGCTGGGCGCTCCTGGCCGACACCGTGCCGATCTACCCGCTGTACGCGCTGCTGTTCGTGTCCACCGGGTTGTCGGATGTCGAGATCTCGGTCCTGTTCGCGATCTGGTCGACCGTCGGGGTCGTGGCGGAAGTGCCGTTCGGCGCGTTCGCGGACCGGTTCTCGCGGAAGTGGTCGATCGTCGGCGCAGGCGTGTGCCAAGCCGCCGGTTACGCGTTGTGGACGGTGTTGCCCGGGTTCACCGGGTTCGCGGTGGGTTTCGTGCTCTGGGGCGTGGGCGGCGCGATGTCGTCGGGCTCGGTGGAAGCCCTGTTGCACGACGGTCTCGCGGCGGCCGGCGCGGTCTCGCACTTCGGCAAGGTCCTCGGTCGGGTCACGGCGGTCGGCCTGCTGGCCCAGATCCCGGCCGCCCTCCTGGCCACCGTGCTGTTCTCGACCGGCGGATTCGTCCTGGTCGGTTGGGTGAGCGTGGCGACGTGCCTGGGCGCGGCCCTGGTGGCGACCCGGCTGCCGGAGACACCGCGACCGGAACGGGAGAGCTACCTGGCCACGTTGCGGTCCGGTCTGTCCGAGACCGCGCGCGTGCTGGACGTCCGCCTGGCGGTGCTGGTCGTGGCGATGCTGGCCGCGATCGACGCGTTCGAGGAGTACTTCCCGCTGATCGCGGCGGACTGGCGGGTGCCCGTGGCGCTGGTGCCGCTGGCGACGTTGGCCATCCCGCTGGCCGGTGCCGCCGGCGCCGCGTTGGGTGGCACGCGGCTGCCGTTGGGGGTGTTGCTGGGCGGAGTGGCGGTGCTGCTCGGCGCGGCCGGTCTGGTCGGCCACCCGGCGGGGTTGGCGGTGGTGGCGGTGTTCTACGGCGTGTACCGGCTGGTGTTGGTGACCGCCGAGGCCCGGTTGCAGGAGCGGATCACCGGTGACGCGCGGGCGACCGTGACGTCGGTGGCGGGGCTGGCGAGCGAGGTGTTCGCGTTCACCGTGTACGCGGCGTGGGTGTTCGGCGGCGTGGTCGGCGTGTCCGTGCCGGTGCTGGCGCTCGCGGTGTTCCTAGTCGGTCAGCGACTGAACCTCGCCGTACGTGGGGATGTCCGGCGGGATCGGGACGCCGTCGCGCACGGCTTGAGCGGTCCGGACGGCCTCGCCGAGCGCGGCGCGGAACAGGAGTGA
- a CDS encoding isocitrate lyase/PEP mutase family protein, translating to MSFLHDKSYVVTPVPAAESGVAWLRAGVVRFSEGADHERRRAFVERTLSTVDLQSLRRPGMPVAVLAEALGLPRSVAGDVAVAARCYQPHVDVTPEADEAVARLVAACGGVWDEETANRIGLLVQACDATRALIAGVEPPVPVTRRVAPDGSVVEVDLSDAWFGAGRHECPGQAHAWALVEGARAFHRLHDDFLVLPNAWDFASAAALARAGFPAIGTTSLGVAAAHGIPDATGVAREETLALARMLVRLPVPITVDVEAGFGDVRSLAAELWELGVAGVNVEDGRGEGLADPGEQTAIVRAFKDAAPGLFVNARVDTHWLGVDRDSTVDRALRYVDAGADGVFVPGLTDKRDIADVVAAVPVPLNVLAQLDVRTLKDLGVRRVSTGSLLFRAALGEAVRTAQAVRDGVPIPPDIPTYGEVQSLTD from the coding sequence ATGAGCTTCTTGCATGACAAGTCCTACGTGGTGACTCCGGTGCCCGCGGCCGAGTCGGGCGTCGCGTGGCTGCGGGCCGGGGTGGTGCGGTTCAGCGAGGGCGCCGACCACGAGCGGCGGCGCGCGTTCGTGGAGCGGACTCTGTCCACTGTGGATCTTCAGTCGTTGCGGCGGCCGGGGATGCCGGTGGCGGTGTTGGCCGAGGCGCTGGGATTGCCCCGGTCGGTCGCCGGGGACGTGGCGGTGGCGGCCCGGTGCTACCAGCCGCACGTCGACGTGACGCCTGAGGCTGATGAGGCGGTCGCGCGGCTGGTCGCGGCGTGCGGCGGGGTGTGGGACGAGGAGACGGCCAACCGGATCGGGTTGCTGGTGCAGGCGTGTGACGCGACGCGGGCGCTGATCGCCGGGGTCGAGCCGCCGGTGCCGGTGACGCGGCGGGTCGCGCCGGACGGGTCGGTGGTCGAAGTGGACCTGAGCGACGCGTGGTTCGGGGCCGGGCGGCATGAGTGCCCGGGGCAGGCGCACGCGTGGGCGTTGGTCGAGGGGGCGCGGGCGTTCCACCGGTTGCACGACGACTTCCTAGTGCTGCCGAACGCGTGGGACTTCGCGTCGGCGGCGGCGTTGGCGCGGGCCGGGTTCCCGGCCATCGGGACGACCAGCTTGGGCGTCGCGGCGGCACACGGGATTCCGGACGCGACCGGTGTGGCACGTGAGGAGACGCTGGCGCTGGCCCGGATGCTGGTGCGGCTGCCGGTTCCGATCACGGTGGACGTCGAGGCCGGATTCGGTGACGTGCGGTCGTTGGCGGCCGAACTGTGGGAGCTGGGCGTGGCCGGGGTGAACGTCGAGGACGGGCGCGGTGAAGGCCTGGCCGATCCCGGCGAGCAGACGGCGATCGTGCGTGCGTTCAAGGACGCCGCGCCCGGCTTGTTCGTCAACGCCCGGGTCGACACGCACTGGCTGGGCGTCGACCGGGACTCCACCGTCGACCGCGCGCTCCGCTACGTGGACGCGGGCGCCGACGGCGTCTTCGTGCCCGGCCTCACCGACAAACGGGACATCGCCGACGTCGTCGCGGCCGTCCCCGTGCCCCTGAACGTCTTGGCACAGCTGGACGTCCGGACGTTGAAGGACCTGGGTGTCCGCCGCGTCAGCACCGGCTCACTCCTGTTCCGCGCCGCGCTCGGCGAGGCCGTCCGGACCGCTCAAGCCGTGCGCGACGGCGTCCCGATCCCGCCGGACATCCCCACGTACGGCGAGGTTCAGTCGCTGACCGACTAG
- a CDS encoding ArsR/SmtB family transcription factor: MAADELANLAALLADRSRARFLLALMDGKAWTSGELADAAEVAPSTASEHLNRLVHGGLLVERRQGRHRYVQLAGPKQAQLLEDLLGYLGPTEPAKPTLRASAADQALRRGRTCYDHLAGRLGVAITDAMTARGLLTDGLTITDDGLAWLEAELAFTPPGTRRPLARACLDWTERRSHLAGTVGAHVCAHLHARNWVRRIGTGRAVRLTPTGEAALRDLLGVLPV, from the coding sequence ATGGCAGCCGACGAACTGGCGAACCTGGCCGCGTTGCTGGCCGACCGCAGCCGTGCCCGGTTCCTGCTCGCGCTCATGGACGGCAAGGCGTGGACGTCCGGTGAGCTGGCCGACGCCGCCGAAGTCGCGCCGTCCACGGCCAGCGAGCACCTGAACAGGCTCGTCCACGGCGGTCTGCTGGTCGAACGCCGGCAAGGCCGCCACCGGTACGTCCAGCTCGCCGGTCCGAAGCAGGCTCAACTGCTCGAAGACCTGCTCGGCTACCTCGGGCCGACCGAACCGGCGAAACCCACGCTCCGCGCGTCCGCCGCCGACCAGGCTCTGCGGCGCGGCCGGACGTGCTACGACCACCTCGCCGGACGGCTGGGCGTGGCCATCACCGACGCCATGACGGCCCGCGGCCTGCTCACCGACGGACTGACGATCACCGACGACGGCCTGGCGTGGCTCGAGGCCGAACTCGCGTTCACCCCGCCCGGCACCCGCCGTCCGCTCGCCAGGGCGTGCCTGGACTGGACGGAACGCCGTTCGCACCTCGCGGGCACGGTGGGCGCGCACGTGTGCGCCCACCTCCACGCCCGGAACTGGGTGCGCCGGATCGGCACCGGCCGCGCCGTCCGCCTCACGCCGACCGGTGAAGCGGCTCTGCGCGACCTGCTCGGCGTGCTACCGGTCTAG